From Candidatus Effluviviaceae Genus V sp., a single genomic window includes:
- a CDS encoding FAD-binding protein yields the protein MRTEQRSGRAVALPANAQEVAAALAAAREHGGVIVPHWWDRCGERELPLSVERMASVREVSDGDLMAVVEGGLTLGALSEALRDHALFWVPSVFADETAQVADVISRAPGNWTLEGNLIRRGVLALEVMLADGALLKAGSRTVKCVTGYDLKQLFTGSRGCLGVIVGATLRLDAEENRGPLMARYRQEFAHLDGGTVVARNEPDESVGDGSLVILERLKREFDPDAVLAPIEITFERER from the coding sequence ATCAGGACGGAACAGCGCTCGGGCAGGGCCGTGGCCCTGCCCGCGAACGCGCAGGAGGTCGCCGCGGCGCTCGCTGCCGCACGCGAGCACGGCGGCGTCATCGTGCCGCACTGGTGGGACCGCTGCGGCGAGCGCGAGCTGCCGCTTTCCGTCGAGCGTATGGCTTCGGTCCGGGAGGTCTCGGACGGGGACCTCATGGCCGTCGTCGAGGGCGGGTTGACCCTCGGAGCCCTCTCCGAGGCGCTCCGGGACCACGCGCTCTTCTGGGTACCGTCCGTGTTCGCAGACGAGACCGCCCAGGTCGCGGACGTCATCTCACGGGCGCCCGGGAACTGGACACTTGAGGGCAACCTCATCCGTCGCGGCGTGCTCGCGCTCGAGGTCATGCTGGCCGACGGCGCGCTTCTGAAAGCCGGGTCGCGCACCGTCAAGTGCGTGACCGGCTATGACCTGAAGCAGCTCTTCACGGGCTCGAGGGGGTGTCTGGGCGTTATCGTCGGCGCGACGCTCCGACTCGACGCCGAGGAGAACCGCGGACCGCTGATGGCGCGCTACCGGCAGGAGTTCGCTCACCTCGACGGGGGGACCGTCGTCGCGCGGAACGAACCGGACGAGTCTGTCGGCGACGGCTCACTCGTCATCCTGGAGCGGCTGAAGCGCGAGTTCGACCCCGATGCGGTGCTGGCACCGATCGAGATCACGTTCGAGCGGGAGAGGTGA
- a CDS encoding 4Fe-4S dicluster domain-containing protein codes for MAVTGPGRELEARRALAEKCRSCGTCRSVCPIFAEVGDECSVARGKVALVRAVLDGQLELSEIFDERLQRCLNCKACVDACPNEVRVDDLVLAARSGLVEAGRLPFLKRFVFRQVLRRGGILPPFTRLASFVQRALLRGLPRDSAFRLLLPLAGIDRDRVLPEFADRTFLETMPGVVPAAGPLPAAPLVETPRTGAARRAKRVGYFVGCATNLIYTETGRVIVETLAASGVDVVIPKRQVCCGTPVFNAGDFETARELARKNIELFRDLDVDAVITGCASGGLAFKREYEELLGFEGGFPHPVFDFTEFLACRGLPKGLRRDDAAGPAGPGADGSRLRVTYHDPCHLNRGQGVSEEPRAVLRALPGVEFVEMADADRCCGGGGTFCLTEYDLAKAIAEPKMDAIRAADVDVVATECPVCIMQLRDMVEQAGLEVEVLGVADVVAMGFSGTDPAVVSGAGSQATRTGGSR; via the coding sequence ATGGCGGTGACGGGACCGGGACGTGAGCTCGAGGCGCGGCGGGCTCTGGCCGAGAAGTGCCGGAGCTGCGGCACCTGCCGTTCCGTCTGCCCCATCTTCGCCGAGGTCGGGGACGAGTGCAGCGTGGCCCGCGGTAAGGTCGCGCTGGTTCGGGCCGTGCTCGACGGTCAGCTCGAACTCTCCGAGATCTTCGACGAGCGGCTTCAGCGGTGCCTGAACTGCAAGGCCTGCGTCGACGCCTGTCCGAACGAGGTGCGCGTCGACGACCTCGTGCTGGCCGCGAGGAGCGGCCTCGTCGAGGCCGGTCGGCTTCCCTTTCTCAAACGGTTCGTCTTCCGACAGGTGCTCAGGCGCGGCGGCATCCTGCCTCCCTTCACGCGTCTCGCCTCGTTCGTTCAGCGCGCCCTTCTCCGCGGCCTTCCCCGTGACAGCGCGTTCCGGCTGCTGTTGCCGCTGGCCGGCATCGACCGCGACCGGGTGCTGCCCGAGTTCGCGGATCGGACGTTCCTCGAGACGATGCCTGGCGTCGTGCCGGCTGCGGGTCCGCTGCCGGCTGCGCCACTCGTCGAAACGCCGCGGACGGGCGCAGCCCGCCGGGCTAAGCGCGTCGGCTACTTCGTCGGCTGCGCCACGAACCTCATCTACACGGAGACGGGACGTGTCATCGTCGAGACGCTCGCGGCGTCGGGCGTGGACGTCGTCATCCCGAAGCGTCAGGTCTGCTGCGGGACGCCTGTCTTCAACGCCGGCGACTTCGAGACCGCGAGGGAGCTTGCGAGGAAGAACATCGAGCTCTTCCGCGACCTCGACGTCGATGCGGTCATCACGGGCTGCGCGTCCGGCGGGCTGGCCTTCAAGCGAGAATACGAGGAGCTGTTGGGGTTCGAGGGCGGCTTCCCGCATCCGGTCTTCGACTTCACCGAGTTCCTGGCGTGCCGGGGGCTGCCGAAGGGGCTCCGGCGCGACGATGCCGCGGGGCCGGCCGGTCCCGGCGCGGACGGTTCCAGACTCCGCGTGACCTACCACGACCCGTGCCATCTCAACCGCGGCCAGGGCGTGTCCGAGGAGCCGCGCGCGGTTCTGCGGGCGCTCCCCGGGGTCGAGTTCGTCGAGATGGCGGACGCCGACCGTTGCTGCGGGGGCGGGGGCACGTTCTGCCTGACCGAGTACGACCTCGCGAAGGCGATCGCCGAACCGAAGATGGATGCCATCCGCGCGGCGGACGTCGACGTCGTCGCGACCGAGTGCCCCGTGTGCATCATGCAGCTCCGTGACATGGTCGAGCAGGCGGGGCTTGAGGTCGAGGTTCTCGGGGTCGCGGATGTCGTGGCGATGGGCTTCTCTGGCACGGACCCTGCTGTGGTATCAGGGGCTGGGTCTCAGGCAACCAGGACAGGGGGTTCCAGGTGA